A single genomic interval of Salmo trutta chromosome 13, fSalTru1.1, whole genome shotgun sequence harbors:
- the LOC115206182 gene encoding beta,beta-carotene 9',10'-oxygenase — protein MSPPSSTGLKKTKKNKDHHYTDVHGLPCIEKIVASVDETPEPISTNISGTIPEWISGNFLRNGPGKFEIGNNKFNHWFDGMALLHQFKIAGGQVTYKSRFLGSDCYTANSENSRIVVSEFGTVAMPDPCKNFFQRFLSRFELPKASDNDNVSFVTYKGDYYVSTETNFMHKVDPETLETKEKVDWSKFIAVNGATAHPHTDPDGTTYNMGNSYSAKGAIYNIIRVPPTKTTPENPEETLEGATVVCSIPSVDKARPSYYHSFAMSENYVVFIEQPIKMDLLKIVTGKLRGKGISDGVYWDPKLETIFHLINKQTGKLNSVKYYAKALSTFHQINAWEEDGLLVMDLCAADDGKAINNYIVQNMRKSGEALDEVYNTMCRVFPRRFVLPLNVDKETPCGQNLNSRPDSTATATKTAKDKVFCTHEDLHDEELHSYGGLEFPQINYAKYNTKPYRYFYGCGFRHLVGDTLIKMDLQGKKMKVWEHPGLYPSEPVFVPLPGATEEDDGVIMSVVITPNKDKSTFLLVLDAKTFKELGRAEVPVNIPYGFHGTFNSTMTHRRCDSKFLASINMSSNSLTCEASIAALSL, from the exons ATGTCACCTCCAAGCTCTACAG GTCTGAAAAAGACTAAGAAGAATAAGGATCATCATTACACAGACGTGCACGGCCTGCCATGCATTGAGAAGATCGTGGCCTCTGTGGATGAGACCCCAGAGCCCATCAGCACTAATATCAGTGGAACTATCCCAGAGTGGATTAGTGGCAATTTCCTCAGAAACGGACCAGGAAAGTTTGAGATTGGTAATAATAA ATTCAACCACTGGTTTGATGGAATGGCCCTCCTGCATCAATTCAAAATCGCGGGAGGCCAGGTGACCTACAAGAGCCGCTTCCTGGGCAGTGACTGCTACACAGCTAACAGTGAGAACAGCCGCATCGTTGTGTCTGAATTCGGGACTGTGGCCATGCCAGACCCCTGCAAGAACTTCTTCCAACGCTTTCTGTCCCGGTTCGAACTGCCAA AAGCGTCAGATAATGACAATGTGAGCTTTGTGACGTACAAGGGTGATTACTACGTGAGCACGGAGACAAACTTCATGCACAAGGTGGACCCTGAGACACTTGAGACAAAGGAAAAG GTGGACTGGAGCAAATTCATTGCTGTCAATGGAGCCACTGCCCACCCCCACACAGACCCTGATGGTACAACATACAACATGGGGAATTCTTACTCTGCTAAAG GTGCAATTTACAATATCATCCGCGTGCCTCCGACAAAGACAACGCCAGAAAACCCAGAGGAAACCCTGGAGGGAGCTACAGTGGTCTGTTCTATTCCTTCAGTGGACAAGGCAAGACCTTCATACTACCACAGCTTTG CAATGTCGGAGAATTACGTGGTGTTTATTGAGCAGCCTATCAAAATGGACCTCTTGAAGATTGTTACAGGCAAGCTGAGAGGAAAGGGTATCAGCGATGGGGTCTACTGGGACCCTAAACTTGAGACCATCTTTCATTTGATTAACAAGCAGACAGGCAAG CTCAACTCAGTCAAGTATTATGCCAAAGCGCTGTCCACATTCCACCAGATCAACGCCTGGGAGGAGGATGGCCTCCTGGTTATGGACCTCTGTGCCGCAGACGATGGCAAAGCCATCAACAACTACATTGTTCAGAACATGCGCAAGTCAGGAGAGGCTCTGGACGAG GTGTACAACACTATGTGCAGAGTGTTCCCCCGGCGATTTGTCTTGCCTCTCAACGTGGACAAGGAGACACCCTGTGGGCAAAATCTGAACTCACGCCCTGACAGTACCGCCACTGCCACCAAGACTGCTAAGGACAAG GTGTTCTGTACACATGAGGATCTGCACGATGAGGAACTCCATTCGTATGGTGGTCTCGAGTTCCCACAAATCAACTATGCCAAGTACAACACCAAACCATATCGCTACTTCTACGGTTGCGGTTTCAGACATCTAGTAGGAGACACACTCATCAAGATGGACCTCCAAGGCAAGAAAATGAAG GTGTGGGAGCATCCTGGACTGTACCCTTCAGAGCCTGTCTTTGTACCCTTGCCTGGCGCTACAGAAGAGGATGACGGTGTCATTATGTCTGTGGTCATCACTCCAAATAAG GACAAGAGCACGTTCCTGTTGGTTTTGGATGCCAAGACATTCAAAGAGTTGGGCAGAGCGGAGGTGCCTGTGAACATTCCCTATGGTTTCCATGGGACATTCAACTCCACTATGACTCATAGAAG GTGTGACTCCAAGTTTCTGGCCTCCATCAATATGTCTTCCAACTCCCTAACTTGTGAAGCATCTATTGCAGCCCTCTCACTGTAG